The proteins below come from a single Mangifera indica cultivar Alphonso chromosome 16, CATAS_Mindica_2.1, whole genome shotgun sequence genomic window:
- the LOC123199667 gene encoding uncharacterized protein LOC123199667 isoform X1: MANPGVGTKFLSVNLNKSYGQSHHQHHNNQHNLSHLGHHGSNRSRPGGGAGGGGGMVVLSRPRSSQKATGPKLSVPPPLNLPSLRKEHERFDSLGSTGGSAGGGVSGGGQRPGSSGMGWTKPGTAVALQEKGGIVIGNHVTDDGVDQGLHGVDGVSKVSGSSGTYMPPSLRSGLVEPPSSTFPHVEKVSVLRGEDFPSLRAALPSLSVSEKKHRDGLNQKQKQAMGEEYGNSDQNHGSRLNSLVDVHPRLKSGGFDNGLSENGGRNRDLGGSGGSEQIRKQDECFPGPLPLVRLNPRSDWADDERDTGHGFAVQNRDHGSSRSEAYRDRDFDMPRPSGLPHKPAHNVFDKWSQHDNETGKVSSSEVTEVDPFGRDTRTPGREGQERNLWRASPPLQKDAFGAQEFGNDRNSFGARPYSQNREAIRENKLVSSSFRDLPSDDFGKRDLGHGQAGRQPWNNTWHSSYSQRAERNDQYHKFRGDSFQNNSVSKSSLSSGGRGLPVNDPILNFGRDKRAAMKSDKLYLEDPFMKDFGATGFDVRDPFSGGLVGVVKKKKDLKQTDFHDPVRESFEAELERVQKMQEQERQRIIEEQERALDLARREEEERLRVAREQEEQRRRLEEEARETAWRAEQERLEAMRKAEEQRIARDEEKQRIIMEEERRKQAAKQKLLELEERIAKRQVEGTKCGSNSSILAEEKISGMSPKVADLADWEDGERIVERITTSASSDSSGLNRAFDFSNSPHFARDNSSALLERGKPVNSWRRDAFENGNSSTFFPQESDNGHFSPRRGGTIGGKSFPRKDYFGGPGFMSSRTYYKAGIQESHTDEVNHPRSQRWNIPGDGDHYARNVEVESDFHENYTEGYSDVGWGHSRYHSNPYPSYPERLYQNPDIDGLSSSGRSRYSMRHPRVLPPPSRSAMQKTFYRHENEQPGPSNFQENEIEYNHAERSETTGKIGFESSDQHNLAQPEIIDVQLENTANLEQKMDRNTTPRCDSQSSLSVSSPPDSPVHLSHDDLDESGDSPALSANEDTDISPGRGNDPVMLPMESRKENTMIHSSSVSVDDEEWTIENERLQEQEEYDEDEDGYEEEDEIHDGDDENINLTREFKDMHLVEKISPDMVNNVVLGFNEGVEVAMPTDEIERSPQNEESSFSAPTAVVEGLGYFDVVCGTLHSADVPSKASTGDSSRIFREAENAIQDLVIQPSSTQLSAVSELMVHVDANSDSVVSNLQPISSSVDITSHSSSNQTVTSAISAGPCQAEPPVKLQFGLFSGPSLIPSPIPAIQIGSIQMPLLHPQVGPSLAHMHPSQSSLFQFGQWRYSSPISQGVLPLAPQSAPLVQSNISATFSMTQNAAVSQPILSSSETSLNLMKSDALSLSVDNQPGLAQRCLDLSEGNVLNKVTSLPASERAETTFTAQQDCPEVSHLGEEKTGSDSGLRVQDRGHHISVMRNFKSLSKESENLLQTRAASSLSGSKEKMLNVPKTQGLISGGRSKKYVVSVRNNTGSKSSFVAPETSRSDSGGFQRRPRHQRTEFRVRENTDKQLYTGVASTNQIALDDKSNINGRGTGFSTRSEYRRVIVSNKSSKQMNESESMNSGITSSQEIDSGGKTGKGVRRGSSTKSKNIPHFVEGNLKRTIRSEEDVDTPLQSGVVRVFEQPGIEAPSDEDDFIEVRSKRQMLNDRREQREKEIKAKSRFTKMPRKSRSTSQNSLVSASSNKISVSMSEAANDVPPDFVATDGRNSANLEVSTGFGATKVSQLLAPIGTPAVKTEVQADIRPQTIKCLQKSSVSVLSGGEKNLASGFIFDSKNKVLDNVQTPMSLWGNSRLDQQVMALSQNQLDEAMNPGQFDSRVSSKDHSSVGKPSIPSSTILTEDKSFSSAASPINSLLAGEKIQFGAVTSPTVLPPSTRAVSHGIGPPGLGRSEHEIAHNISAAKNDRTIFFDKEKHSNETCVNLEDCEAEAAASAIAVAAISSDEIVGNGLGTCSVSASEAISIGCAEIDGVAGAGDKQSVSQSKAEESLTVALPADLSVETPPISLWPPLPSPPNSSSQMVSHFAGGPPSHFPFYEMNPMLGGPIFTFGPHDESAPSQSPTQKSSTPSSTPLRTWQQCHSGVDSFYGAPTGYAGPFISPSGGLPGVQGPPHMVVYNHFAPVGQFGQVGLSFMGTTYIPSAKQPDWKQHPVSSAMGFGEGEVNNLNMIAAQHNPTNLTAPIQHLAPGSPLMPMASTLAMFDVSPFQSASDMSVQAHWSNVTAAPHQPVSISMPLQQQPDGVLPLQYNYGPPVDQSSNANRSQTSTPSDSSRNFHAASDATVTQLPDELGLVDSASSTGPGTSTQNVVAKSLSLSTITDAGKSDIVQNSSSSNVPQSSQQKNTSSHQYNSSSGYSYQRGSGISQKNSSGGEWSHRRIGFHGRNQSLSAEKGFGPAKMKQIYVAKQTTSGTSAPS; this comes from the exons TGAGGGGTGAAGATTTCCCATCTTTGCGGGCTGCATTGCCATCTTTATCTGTCTCTGAAAAGAAACATAGAGATGGTTTGAATCAAAAGCAGAAGCAAGCCATGGGTGAGGAGTATGGTAATAGTGACCAAAACCATGGTTCTAGATTGAACTCCCTAGTTGACGTGCATCCTCGGTTGAAGTCAGGTGGCTTCGATAATGGATTGAGTGAGAATGGTGGTAGAAATCGTGATTTGGGTGGTTCTGGTGGATCAGAGCAAATCAGAAAGCAGGATGAATGCTTTCCAGGTCCATTGCCATTGGTTAGGTTGAACCCAAGGTCTGATTGGGCTGATGATGAGCGTGATACTGGTCATGGTTTTGCAGTACAGAACAGAGATCATGGGTCTTCAAGGAGCGAAGCTTACCGGGATAGAGATTTTGATATGCCAAGGCCTAGTGGTTTACCACACAAACCAGCTCATAATGTTTTTGACAAGTGGTCTCAGCACGACAATGAAACTGGAAAGGTATCTTCCAGTGAAGTTACTGAAGTGGACCCTTTTGGCAGAGATACAAGAACACCTGGCAGAGAAGGACAGGAAAGGAATTTGTGGAGAGCTTCTCCTCCTCTTCAAAAAGATGCATTTGGTGCACAAGAGTTTGGAAATGACAGAAATAGCTTTGGTGCAAGGCCATATAGTCAGAACAGGGAAGCAATCAGGGAGAATAAGTTAGTATCTTCTTCGTTTCGAGACTTGCCGTCTGATGATTTTGGAAAACGGGATTTGGGGCATGGACAGGCTGGGAGGCAGCCTTGGAACAACACATGGCACTCGTCTTACAGTCAGAGGGCTGAAAGGAATGATCAATACCATAAATTCAGAGGCGATTCTTTCCAGAATAATTCTGtgtcaaaatcatcattatCCTCAGGTGGAAGAGGGCTTCCAGTAAATGATCCCATTCTCAATTTTGGTAGGGACAAACGTGCGGCAATGAAGAGTGATAAACTTTACCTGGAGGACCCTTTCATGAAGGACTTTGGGGCTACTGGTTTTGATGTACGGGATCCGTTTTCTGGGGGTCTTGTTGGGGTtgttaaaaagaagaaagatctTAAGCAGACTGATTTTCATGACCCTGTCCGGGAATCTTTTGAGGCTGAACTTGAGAGAGTCCAAAAGATGCAGGAGCAGGAGCGGCAACGGATTATTGAGGAACAGGAAAGAGCTTTAGACCTAGCTCgcagagaagaagaggagaGGCTAAGAGTAGCCAGGGAACAAGAAGAACAACGGAGAAGGTTAGAAGAAGAAGCGAGAGAAACTGCATGGAGAGCTGAACAAGAGCGATTGGAAGCCATGCGCAAGGCTGAAGAACAGAGAATAGCTAGAGACGAGGAGAAACAGAGGATTATTATGGAGGAGGAGAGGAGGAAACAGGCTGCTAAGCAGAAACTCTTAGAATTGGAAGAAAGAATTGCCAAGAGGCAGGTTGAAGGAACTAAGTGTGGTAGCAACTCTTCCATTCTTGCAGAAGAGAAAATTTCAGGAATGTCTCCCAAAGTGGCAGATTTGGCTGATTGGGAAGATGGTGAAAGGATAGTGGAGAGGATTACAACTTCTGCATCTTCTGATTCCTCTGGTCTGAATAGAGCCTTTGACTTTAGCAATAGCCCTCACTTTGCTAGAGATAATTCTTCTGCCCTTCTGGAAAGAGGTAAGCCTGTTAACTCATGGAGAAGGGATGCATTTGAGAATGGGAACAGCTCAACCTTCTTTCCACAGGAATCGGATAATGGTCATTTTAGCCCCAGGCGAGGTGGAACTATTGGAGGGAAATCATTTCCACGGAAAGATTATTTTGGAGGACCTGGTTTTATGTCGTCAAGGACTTATTATAAAGCAGGGATTCAAGAATCACACACAGATGAAGTTAATCATCCAAGAAGTCAGAGATGGAATATACCTGGCGATGGTGATCACTATGCCAGAAATGTTGAGGTTGAATCTGACTTTCATGAGAATTACACTGAGGGATACAGTGATGTTGGATGGGGCCATAGTCGGTACCACAGCAATCCTTATCCTTCATACCCTGAACGATTATATCAAAATCCGGATATAGATGGGCTTTCTTCCTCTGGGAGGTCAAGGTATTCCATGAGGCACCCTCGTGTACTCCCTCCTCCATCTCGTAGTGCGATGCAAAAAACTTTCTATAGACATGAGAATGAGCAACCAGGcccttcaaattttcaagaaaatgagATAGAGTATAATCATGCAGAAAGGAGTGAAACTACTGGTAAGATAGGTTTTGAAAGCAGCGATCAGCATAATCTTGCACAACCTGAAATAATTGATGTCCAGCTGGAGAATACTGCAAACCTGGAGCAGAAAATGGATAGGAACACCACACCAAGATGTGATTCACAGTCCTCACTCTCTGTCTCTAGCCCTCCTGATTCCCCAGTTCATCTATCTCATGATGACCTGGATGAATCTGGAGATTCTCCAGCGTTATCTGCCAATGAGGATACAGATATCTCTCCAGGACGAGGCAATGACCCTGTTATGTTGCCCATGGAATCCCGGAAAGAGAATACGATGATTCACTCTAGTTCTGTCTCAGTAGATGATGAAGAATGGACAATTGAGAATGAACGATTACAGGAGCAAGAAGAAtatgatgaggatgaagatgggtatgaagaagaagatgaaattcATGATGGCGATGATGAGAATATTAACCTGACGCGGGAGTTTAAAGATATGCATCTGGTGGAGAAAATATCTCCCGACATGGTGAACAATGTGGTCTTAGGCTTTAATGAGGGTGTTGAGGTTGCAATGCCCACTGATGAGATTGAAAGAAGCCCCCAAAATGAAGAATCTTCATTTTCAGCACCAACTGCTGTTGTTGAAGGCTTAGGATATTTTGATGTTGTGTGTGGAACACTTCATTCTGCTGATGTTCCTTCCAAAGCAAGTACTGGTGATTCTTCTAGAATCTTCCGGGAGGCTGAGAATGCAATTCAGGATTTGGTTATTCAGCCCAGTAGTACCCAATTATCAGCAGTTTCTGAGCTAATGGTTCATGTGGATGCTAACAGTGATTCTGTTGTGTCTAATCTGCAGCCAATATCATCTTCTGTTGATATAACCTCACATTCATCTTCTAATCAGACTGTCACGTCTGCAATATCTGCTGGCCCATGTCAGGCAGAGCCACCTGTCAAGCTGCAGTTTGGGCTGTTTTCAGGGCCTTCTTTGATTCCTTCCCCTATTCCTGCCATACAGATTGGTTCTATTCAGATGCCTCTTCTGCATCCCCAAGTGGGTCCATCCCTTGCCCATATGCATCCCTCACAATCTTCTCTCTTCCAATTTGGACAGTGGAGATATTCTTCACCTATTTCCCAGGGAGTACTTCCTTTGGCACCACAGTCAGCGCCTCTTGTTCAGTCTAATATATCAGCCACCTTTTCAATGACTCAGAATGCAGCAGTTTCACAGCCTATTCTGTCTAGTTCAGAAACTTCTCTTAATTTGATGAAAAGTGATGCATTGTCTCTTTCCGTTGATAATCAACCAGGCCTTGCTCAAAGGTGTTTGGATCTCTCTGAAGGGAATGTATTAAACAAGGTTACTTCATTACCAGCAAGTGAAAGGGCAGAAACTACCTTTACGGCACAGCAGGATTGTCCAGAGGTTTCCCACCTTGGTGAGGAGAAAACAGGGTCTGATTCAGGTCTTCGAGTACAGGACCGTGGTCACCATATTTCAGTCATGAGGAACTTCAAATCCTTGTCTAAAGAATCTGAAAACCTGCTTCAAACTAGAGCAGCATCTTCTTTGTCaggttcaaaagaaaaaatgttgaatGTGCCAAAAACTCAAGGACTAATATCTGGTGGCAGAAGTAAAAAATATGTTGTTTCAGTTAGAAATAATACTGGCTCAAAGTCTTCTTTTGTGGCTCCTGAAACTTCTCGCTCAGATTCTGGTGGATTTCAGAGGAGGCCTCGACACCAGCGAACTGAATTTCGAGTTCGGGAAAATACTGATAAGCAGCTATATACCGGTGTTGCTTCAACTAACCAAATTGCTCTGGATGATAAATCAAATATCAATGGAAGGGGTACTGGATTTTCTACCCGAAGTGAGTATAGGAGAGTCATTGTGTCAAACAAATCATCGAAACAGATGAATGAATCAGAATCCATGAATTCAGGCATAACAAGCTCCCAGGAAATAGATTCTGGAGGCAAGACTGGAAAGGGAGTAAGAAGAGGATCATCGACTAAGAGCAAGAACATCCCACATTTTGTAGAGGGAAACCTGAAAAGGACCATTCGCTCTGAAGAGGATGTTGATACTCCTTTACAAAGTGGTGTTGTGCGTGTTTTTGAGCAACCTGGCATAGAAGCCCCTAGTGACGAAGATGACTTTATTGAGGTGAGGTCGAAGAGGCAAATGCTGAATGATCGGCGTgaacagagagaaaaagagatcaagGCAAAGTCTCGATTCACAAAG ATGCCAAGGAAATCACGTTCAACTTCACAAAATTCTCTCGTCTCAGcaagttcaaacaaaatttcTGTGTCAATGAGTGAAGCAGCAAATGATGTTCCCCCCGATTTTGTTGCCACTGATGGACGGAATTCGGCAAACTTGGAAGTGTCTACTGGATTTGGTGCCACCAAAGTGTCTCAACTCTTGGCTCCAATTGGCACTCCAGCTGTGAAAACTGAAGTTCAGGCTGATATAAGACCCCAGACAATCAA GTGTCTCCAAAAGAGCTCCGTGTCAGTCTTATCTGGTGGTGAAAAGAATCTTGCTTCAGGCTTCATATTTGACAGCAAGAATAAGGTTCTGGATAATGTTCAAACACCAATGAGTTTGTGGGGCAATTCTCGGCTTGATCAACAG GTAATGGCCCTAAGTCAGAACCAGCTTGATGAGGCTATGAATCCTGGGCAATTTGATTCTCGGGTTTCCAGTAAAGATCATAGCTCAGTTGGCAAGCCCAGCATACCATCATCAACTATCTTGACAGAAGACAAGTCATTCTCTTCCGCCGCAAGCCCAATAAACTCTTTGCTTGCCGGAGAGAAAATTCAATTTG GTGCTGTGACATCTCCTACAGTTCTCCCACCTAGCACTCGTGCCGTCTCTCATGGAATAGGTCCTCCTGGTCTAGGCCGCTCAGAACACGAAATCGCCCACAATATTTCGGCAGCTAAGAATGATCGCACTATCTTCTTTGACAAAGAGAAACACTCTAATGAAACTTGTGTCAATCTGGAAGACTGTGAAGCTGAAGCGGCTGCCTCTGCCATTGCAGTCGCTGCTATAAGTAGTGATGAGATTGTTGGGAATGGACTGGGAACTTGCTCTGTCTCTGCATCAGAGGCCATAAGTATTGGATGTGCTGAAATTGATGGTGTAGCAGGAG CAGGTGATAAACAATCAGTGAGTCAATCTAAGGCTGAAGAGTCTTTAACTGTAGCTTTACCAGCGGATTTGTCTGTTGAGACCCCGCCAATTTCCTTGTGGCCACCTTTACCGAGCCCACCAAATTCTTCTAGCCAGATGGTTTCACATTTCGCTGGAGGCCCACCATCTCATTTTCCTTTCTATGAGATGAATCCCATGTTGGGCGGTCCGATCTTCACTTTTGGACCTCATGATGAATCTGCCCCTTCTCAATCACCGACCCAGAAGAGTAGTACTCCAAGTTCAACTCCCCTTCGGACCTGGCAACAGTGCCATTCTGGTGTAGATTCATTCTATGGCGCTCCCACAGGTTATGCAGGCCCTTTCATCAGCCCAAGTGGGGGTCTGCCAGGGGTTCAAGGCCCACCTCACATGGTTGTCTACAACCATTTTGCTCCAGTGGGACAGTTTGGGCAGGTTGGTTTGAGTTTTATGGGTACCACCTATATTCCATCTGCAAAGCAACCTGATTGGAAGCAACATCCTGTATCTTCTGCTATGGGTTTTGGTGAAGGAGAGGTGAACAATTTGAATATGATTGCTGCCCAACACAATCCAACTAATTTAACTGCACCAATCCAGCATCTTGCCCCTGGGTCACCTCTCATGCCTATGGCTTCTACTTTGGCCATGTTTGATGTTTCTCCATTTCAG TCCGCTTCAGATATGTCAGTCCAAGCGCATTGGTCAAATGTTACTGCAGCTCCTCATCAGCCTGTTTCCATATCGATGCCATTGCAACAACAGCCAGATGGTGTACTTCCTCTACAATATAACTATGGACCTCCTGTGGACCAGTCATCTAATGCAAATAGGTCCCAAACATCAACACCCTCTGATAGCAGCAGAAATTTTCATGCAGCTAGTGATGCAACTGTCACCCAGTTGCCTGATGAACTGGGGTTAGTTGACTCAGCAAGCTCTACTGGTCCTGGGACCTCAACACAGAATGTTGTTGCTAAGAGCTTGTCTCTAAGCACCATTACAGATGCTGGCAAGAGTGATATTGTTCAGAATAGCAGTAGCAGCAATGTGCCTCAGTCTTCACAGCAAAAGAATACTTCTTCCCACCAGTACAATAGTTCTTCAGGGTACAGTTATCAAAGAGGAAGTGGCATTTCACAGAAGAATAGTTCTGGGGGCGAATGGTCCCACCGAAGAATAGGGTTCCATGGGCGGAACCAGTCTTTAAGTGCAGAAAAGGGTTTTGGCCCTGCAAAGATGAAGCAGATTTATGTGGCTAAACAGACCACAAGTGGGACATCAGCACCATCATGA